The following are encoded in a window of Primulina eburnea isolate SZY01 chromosome 4, ASM2296580v1, whole genome shotgun sequence genomic DNA:
- the LOC140829669 gene encoding LOB domain-containing protein 42-like — MKMSCNGCRALRKACTEDCILRPSLQWISSPQSQANATLFLAKFYGRAGLINLIDAGPPHLRPVILESLLYEACGRIINPVQGSVGLMSSGDWPQCQAAVEAVLKGAPIMMQGTGDDDSSSASEKQSIMPLHGCDIRHLSKDASAASRLSIKNRQRFKRSAKKNVDLTPPAEFIRESDAKFTITGWDSGEDQKEFSDELKWAGSQDSSSVETVEQDLVNRVEPGQEYKPVPSVSGIEIELELTLCFNRVRNTQS, encoded by the exons ATGAAAATGAGCTGCAATGGCTGCAGAGCTCTCCGCAAAGCATGCACCGAAGATTGCATCCTTAGGCCTTCTCTTCAATGGATCAGTTCCCCTCAGTCACAAGCTAATGCTACTCTTTTCCTTGCGAAGTTCTATGGCCGCGCCGGACTCATCAATCTCATCGATGCTGGCCCACCTCATCTCCGCCCAG TGATTCTGGAGTCACTTTTGTATGAGGCTTGTGGGAGAATCATCAACCCTGTGCAAGGTTCAGTGGGCTTGATGAGCTCCGGTGATTGGCCCCAGTGCCAGGCAGCGGTGGAGGCGGTGCTCAAAGGTGCACCGATTATGATGCAAGGCACCGGCGATGACGACTCTTCATCCGCCTCCGAGAAACAGTCGATTATGCCACTTCATGGCTGCGACATCCGCCACCTCTCGAAGGACGCCTCCGCCGCCTCCCGTCTCAGCATCAAGAACCGCCAAAGGTTCAAACGCTCAGCAAAGAAGAACGTTGACTTGACCCCACCTGCCGAGTTCATCCGCGAGTCGGATGCCAAATTCACCATCACTGGATGGGATTCCGGTGAGGATCAGAAAGAATTCTCCGATGAACTGAAATGGGCGGGGAGTCAAGACTCTTCCTCTGTTGAAACGGTAGAGCAGGACTTGGTGAACCGGGTCGAACCCGGTCAAGAATACAAGCCGGTTCCTTCGGTCTCTGGAATTGAGATAGAGCTGGAGTTGACCTTGTGTTTCAATCGAGTACGGAACACACAGAGCTga
- the LOC140829668 gene encoding zinc finger protein JAGGED-like, which yields MSFSVGRSIMRSEGNPLDLNNLPEDYGKQTSEDSSSSAVAGGGYRKKKNGANEAKDECGKVYECRFCSLKFCKSQALGGHMNRHRQERETETLNKARQLVFSNDLAPTTHHLGYVSSNGQPIPHGGYHHQATNISDPSLPFRSIYPTRLFQASSPLIPPPPPPMYTSPQRLLPFPSGPPINEYYLGHVLSNPTFGTTQNEGNYTCIGAPVGHGGGVRDMTLQNQEDGLNWGRR from the exons ATGTCTTTCTCTGTCGGACGTTCCATTAT GAGATCAGAGGGAAATCCATTAGATCTTAATAACTTACCGGAAGATTACGGTAAACAGACCTCTGAAGATAGCTCTTCATCTGCTG TTGCAGGAGGAGGCTACAGAAAAAAGAAAAACGGCGCAAATGAAGCAAAAGATGAGTGTGGGAAGGTGTATGAATGCAGGTTTTGTTCCCTTAAGTTCTGCAAATCTCAAGCTCTCGGGGGACACATGAACCGCCACCGCCAAG AAAGGGAGACAGAAACATTGAACAAGGCTCGTCAACTGGTTTTCAGTAATGATTTGGCCCCAACTACACATCACTTAGGCTATGTttcaag CAACGGGCAACCAATCCCACATGGAGGATACCATCATCAAGCAACCAACATATCCGATCCATCCTTGCCTTTCAGATCCATATACCCTACAAGATTGTTCCAGGCATCTTCACCGCTGATACCGCCCCCGCCGCCGCCTATGTACACTTCTCCTCAACGTCTGCTGCCGTTCCCTTCGGGACCACCGATAAACGAGTACTACCTGGGACATGTCCTCTCAAATCCTACATTCGGAACAACCCAAAATGAAGGCAATTACACCTGCATCGGAGCACCGGTGGGGCACGGTGGGGGTGTTAGAGACATGACACTGCAGAATCAAGAAGACGGATTGAACTGGGGCCGGAGATAA
- the LOC140830532 gene encoding uncharacterized protein — protein MNHYAIQKKGFVSCEEMIGITTASGGGRSMEKKETVVCPKPRRLGLIHTTLTDFSSMRPLRWHISHQQEICEVKAGNELLDIILAKGGSGVDQSVTHVASSPPFFPGSPPSRVSNPLTRDSRFGDKKFTPVSPRAIPTPSAEGSGLAPSPSSTRKGGGCVRANFGNNPAVRVEGFDCLDRDRRNCSIPALA, from the exons ATGAATCACTATGCAATTCAAAAAAAGGGCTTTGTTTCCTGTGAAGAGATGATAGGGATCACCACGGCCAGCGGTGGCGGAAGATCTATGGAGAAAAAAGAAACTGTTGTCTGCCCAAAACCGCGGCGGCTCGGCCTAATCCATACCACCCTTACCGACTTTTCTTCTATGAGACCTCTCCGATGGCATATCAG CCATCAGCAAGAGATTTGTGAAGTTAAAGCTGGAAATGAACTTCTTGACATCATTCTTGCAAAG GGTGGTTCTGGTGTTGATCAATCCGTTACCCATGTAGCCTCGTCGCCCCCATTTTTTCCCGGGTCACCGCCGAGTAGAGTATCTAACCCACTAACTCGGGACTCACGCTTCGGGGACAAAAAATTCACCCCCGTCTCACCACGTGCGATCCCAACTCCATCAGCGGAAGGGTCTGGTCTAGCCCCTTCCCCATCATCCACTCGCAAGGGTGGTGGATGTGTTCGAGCAAATTTTGGTAACAATCCGGCCGTGAGGGTCGAGGGGTTCGACTGCCTCGACAGGGATAGGCGAAACTGCAGCATCCCGGCCCTGGCCTAG
- the LOC140830534 gene encoding protein FLX-like 3 — protein sequence MAGRNRMPRHPDSFRGLPDDPRPILRRVPLPPHPLALEEELDLQRRDIQRLLIENRHVIDDNVMLQRDLASVKDEIHRLSQVIPKLNGEREAQRRELIERGLKLEAELRASEPLREKVAQLRTEAQKLSGVRNDLSTQVQNLTKDVNKLQAENKQLTVMKTDVEKMRKELADARRIYEHEKKENEELVEQNLSMEQNLISMAREMEKLRAEQSRMEMGIRGYGMLNGSHETRYPGPYGDTWGSYDNRGPFRR from the exons ATGGCTGGGAGAAATCGCATGCCTCGCCATCCTGATAGTTTTCGAGGCCTCCCTGATGATCCACGGCCTATTTTGCGTCGAGTTCCCCTCCCTCCTCACCCTCTTGCCCTGGAAGAGGAACTAGATCTCCAAAGAAGAGACATTCAAAGACTCCTTATTGAAAACAGACACGTGATTGATGATAATGTGATGCTTCAAAGGGATTTGGCGTCTGTGAAAGATGAGATCCACAGATTAAGTCAGGTTATTCCTAAACTGAATGGTGAACGAGAGGCACAACGAAGGGAGTTGATTGAAAGAGGGCTGAAATTAGAGGCCGAACTCCGCGCTTCGGAACCTCTGAGAGAAAAGGTGGCTCAATTAAGGACTGAGGCTCAGAAACTAAGTGGGGTTCGGAACGATTTATCGACACAGGTTCAAAATCTCACAAAGGATGTTAATAAACTCCAAGCTGAGAACAAGCAGTTAACTGTAATGAAGACTGATGTTGAGAAGATGAGGAAAGAGCTTGCTGATGCCAG GAGAATATACGAACATGAGAAGAAAGAGAACGAAGAGCTGGTAGAGCAAAATCTGTCGATGGAGCAAAATCTCATCTCCATGGCTCGAGAAATGGAGAAACTACGTGCTGAGCAATCAAGGATGGAAATGG GTATTCGAGGATATGGAATGCTGAATGGAAGTCACGAAACAAGATATCCAGGGCCGTATGGTGACACATGGGGTTCGTATGATAATCGCGGTCCTTTTCGACGTTGA
- the LOC140830533 gene encoding uncharacterized protein, protein MEEKGSSLVHLLVIVSSLTAFGFSIAAERRRSTGTLTVEEVTNRTYCVYESDVATGYGVGAFLCLLSSEFLLMGVTKCMCFGRPLVPGGNRAWTIIYFVSSWMTFIVAEACLIAGAKNNAYHTKYRNMLLADNFSCESLRKGVFIAGAVFVVGTMVLNVYYYMYFSKATTQPAHKTNRASSTVGMTGRV, encoded by the exons ATGGAAGAAAAAGGGTCGTCTTTAGTCCATCTTCTGGTTATAGTATCGAGCTTAACTGCATTTGGATTTTCCATTGCTGCTGAACGGCGGCGTAGCACT GGCACTTTAACCGTAGAAGAGGTCACTAATCGAACATATTGTGTCTACGAGTCCGATGTTGCCACGGGATATGGAGTGGGGGCATTCTTGTGTCTTCTCTCAAGTGAATTTTTGCTTATGGGCGTTACTAAGTGCATGTGTTTCGGAAGGCCTTTGGTTCCTGGTGGAAATCGTGCCTGGACCATAATATATTTTGTCTCTTCGTG GATGACATTTATAGTAGCAGAAGCATGCCTAATTGCTGGTGCTAAGAACAACGCATATCACACCAAGTACCGTAATATGCTCTTAGCGGATAATTTTTCTTGTGAATCTTTACGGAAAGGCGTATTCATTGCTGGGGCAGTCTTTGTGGTTGGAACGATGGTTCTGAATGTCTACTACTACATGTACTTCTCTAAAGCTACCACTCAACCTGCTCATAAAACTAATCGTGCTTCTTCGACGGTTGGCATGACTGGGCGAGTATAG